Part of the Euzebyales bacterium genome, CATTGGCGACGGACGCGCTGTCAGCGCTGCACGCCTACCCCGAAGCCGTGGCTGCCGCCTGGGGCGGCTACTACACCCTCGGACGGGCCTTTGTGGGGCTGATGGGCCATCCCACGGTGATGCGCCTGTGCACCGTGCACGGCATGCCGAGGCTGGGGCTCATGCAGTTCGTGTTCCGCACGATGGCGCACCTGATCAACCACCGCAGCCGGGACGCCACCGATGCCATGCTGAACCTGCTGTCGCGCGCCGTCCCGGCCGCATGATCACGCGAGGGGGACGTTGCATGGGCGCGCAGCAGCGCCCGATAGGCTGGGCGCCGACATGACTCCAGGTAGCGCTCGCGGCAGGTCACCCGCCGACCCGCCACGTCGGGACCGACGTCGGTCAACGGACCGCACCCTGGCGGACCACCGCAGTCGGCCGTCAGCGCAGACGGCACGACGGGACCGCGATCACGCACCGGACCGCTATGACCCCCGGAGGATCAGGCACCATGCTGGCTGACTACCTGCCACTCGTGCTGCTGGTGACGGTGGCCGTCCTGTTCGTCGGCCTGTCGCTGCTGGTGTCCGCCAGGCTCGGTCCCAGCAGGCCGAACCCCACCAAGCGCGCCGCCTACGAGTCCGGCATCATCCCCGAGCAGAGCCTGGTCGGCATGCGCTTCTCCGTGCAGTTCTACCTCGTCGCCATGCTGTTCATCATCTTCGACGTCGAGGCGGTGTTCTTGCACCCCTGGGCCGTCGTCGTGCGCGACCTCGGCTGGTACGGCCTGGGCGTCATGGGCGTGTTCGTCGCACTGCTGTTCGAGAGCTACTTCTACATCCTGAGCAGGGGAGGCCTGGAATGGGAATAGAGGCGCGACTGCCAGATGGCATCCTGCTGACGACCGTCGAGAAGGTCGTCAACTGGGGGCGCGCCGGCTCGCTGTTCCCTGCCACGTTCGGGCTGGCGTGCTGCGCGATCGAGATGATGTCGACGGGGGCGGCG contains:
- a CDS encoding NADH-quinone oxidoreductase subunit A, encoding MLADYLPLVLLVTVAVLFVGLSLLVSARLGPSRPNPTKRAAYESGIIPEQSLVGMRFSVQFYLVAMLFIIFDVEAVFLHPWAVVVRDLGWYGLGVMGVFVALLFESYFYILSRGGLEWE